In Magnetospirillum sp. 15-1, the sequence ACCGACCGGGCCTAAAAAGCCTCAAGCGGGAGAGGGACGACATGCGACTTCTGATCATCGGCACGCTCGACGGCCAGATCGGCGCCGCCAGCCAGATCGCCATGGCGCGCGGCGCCAAGGTTCGCCAGGCCGAGGATGTGCCCGCCGGCCTCGAGGTTCTGCGCACCCAAGGCGCCGATCTGGTGATGATCGACGTCAAGCGCGACATCAAGGGCCTGATCGATTCGCTGGAAGCCGAACGCATCATCGTTCCCGTGGTGGCCTGCGGCATCGCGTCCGACGCCTCGGCGGCGGTGCGCGCCATCAAGGCCGGCGCCAAGGAATACATCCCGCTGCCCCCCGACGCCGAACTGATCGCCGCCGTCATCGCCGCCGTCACCCAGGAAAACCACAACATCATCTTCAAGGACCCGCGCATGGGGCAGACCTTGAAGCTGGCCGAGCAGGTGGCCAATTCCGACGCCTCCATCATGATCACCGGCGAGTCGGGCACCGGCAAGGAGCTGATCGCGCGGTTCATCCACAACAAGTCCAAGCGTTCGGACAAGCGCTTCGTGGCGGTCAACTGCGCCGCCATCCCCGAGAACCTGCTGGAATCCGAGCTGTTCGGCCACGAAAAGGGCGCCTTCACCGGCGCGGTGGCCCGGCGTATCGGCAAGTTCGAGGAAGCCCAGGGCGGCACCCTTCTCCTGGATGAAATCTCCGAGATGGACGTGCGCCTGCAATCCAAGCTGCTGCGCGCCATCCAGGAAAAGGAAATCGACCGGGTGGGCGGCAACCAGCCGGTCAAGGTGGACGTGCGCATCCTGGCCACCTCCAACCGCAACATGGAGGACGAGGTCAGGAAGGGCACCTTCCGCGAGGACCTTTACTACCGTCTCAACGTGGTGACCCTGGCGTTGCCCGCGCTGCGCGAGCGCCCGCTGGATATCGCGGTGCTGGCCGACCACTTCGTCAAGCGCTACACCGAGGCCAACGGCCTGCCGACCCGCCAGCTCTCGGCCGAGGTTCGCCAGATGCTGTCGCGCCATCACTGGCGCGGCAACGTGCGCGAGCTGGAGAACACCATGCACCGCGCCGTGCTGCTGGCCAGCGGCGCCGAGATCGGCCCCGAGGCCATGATCCTGTCGGGCAGCCCGGTGGGCACCAATCCCGATCCCATGGTGGCCCAGGCGGCCAACGCCGCCGCCTCGGTCATGGGAGGGCGGGGCGCCAATCTGGTGGGCAAGACCGTGGCCGAGGTCGAACGCGACCTGATCATCGATACCCTGTCCCACTGCCTGGGCAACCGCACCCACGCGGCCAACATCCTGGGCATCTCCATCCGCACCCTTCGCAACAAGCTGAAGCAGTACAACGACGAGGGCATCGACGTGCCACCGCCCGCCGGCGGCGAGATCGAACGGGCCATGATCTAGAATCATGGCTGAAGGACAGGCACAAAGCTCAAGCGTCGGCCGGGAAATCCTGGACCGCTTCGCCGCGTCGGCCCGACGCGGCGACGTGGGTCTGGCCTTCGGCATCATCGTCATCGTCATGATGCTGATCCTGCCGCTGCCGCCGTGGCTGCTGGACATCGGCCTGGCCCTGTCGCTGACCATCGCCGTGCTGATCCTGATGGTGGCCATCTTCATCGAGAAGCCGCTGCAGTTCAGCTCGTTCCCAACGGTGCTGCTGCTCACCACCCTGATCCGTCTGGCGCTCAATCTGGCGTCCACCCGCCTGATCCTGTCCCACGGCCACGAGGGCGTCGAGGGCGCCGGTCAGGTGATCGCCGCCTTTGCCAGCTTCATCATGAGCGGCAGCTTCGTCATCGGCATCATCGTCTTCGCCATCCTGGTGATCGTCAATTTCGTGGTCATCACCAAGGGTTCGACCCGTATCGCCGAAGTGGCGGCCCGCTTCACCCTGGACGCCATGCCCGGCAAGCAGATGGCCATCGACGCCGATCTGTCGGCCGGCCTGTGCGACGAGCCGACCGCCAGGAAGCGCCGCGCCGAGCTGGAAGGCGAATCCGCCTTCTTCGGCGCCATGGACGGCGCGTCCAAGTTCGTGCGCGGCGACGCCGTCGCCGGCCTGATGATCACCGCGATCAACGTCATCGGCGGCATGATCATCGGCATGGCCCAGCAGGGGCTGACCTTCAGTCAGGCGGCCGAGTTCTACACCAAGCTGACGGTGGGCGACGGCCTGGTCACCCAGGTTCCGGCGCTGATCGTCTCGGTGTCGGCCGGCATGCTGGTGACCAAGGCCGGCGTGCAGGAAGCCGTCGACCGCGCCCTGTTCAAGCAACTGGCCGGCTATCCCCGCGCCGTCGGCATGGCCGGCGCGCTGATGGCTCTGATGTCGGTCGTGCCCAATATGCCGTTCATTCCCTTCTTTCTGCTGGGGCTGGGCATGGGCGCCTCGGCCTTCCTGCTGGACCGCGACCAGCGCGCCAAGGCCGAGCAGCAGGAGCAGGCGGAAACGGCCGAGGCCATGCAGCAGGCCCCGGTCCCCGAGGAACCCATCTCCACCGCGCTCAAGATCGACCATGTGCGCCTGGAACTGGGTTACGGCCTGCTGCAGTTGATCAACACGCCGAAGGGCCAGCGCCTCACCGATCAGATCAAATCCCTGCGCCGCGCCATCGCCACCGAGATGGGCTTCGTCATGCCGTCCGTGCGCATCCAGGACAACATGCAGTTGCCGGCCAACACCTACGTCATCCACGTCAAGGAGGTGGAGGCGGGCCGAGGCGACCTGCGCCCCGCCGCCCTGCTGATCATGGACCCAAGGGGCGAGGACATCACCCTGCCGGGCGAGAAGACCCGCGAGCCCACCTTCGGCCTACCGGCCATGTGGATCGATCCCACCAACCGGGAAGAGGCGCTGTTCCGCGGCTATACCGTGGTGGACCCGCCCACCGTGATCACCACCCACCTGACCGAGGTGATCAAGGACAACATGTCCGAACTCCTGTCCCATGCCGAGACCCAGAAGCTGCTGGACGAGCTGGACAAGGAGCACCAGAAGCTGATCGCCGAGCTGATCCCCAGCCAGATGACCATCGGCGGCCTGCAGCGCGTGCTGCAGAACCTCCTGGGCGAGCGCATTTCCATCCGCGACCTGCCCACCATCTTGGAAGGCATCGCCGAGGCCTGCGGCCATACCCGCAACGTCACCATGATCACCGAGCATGTCCGCGCCCGTCTGGCGCGGCAGATTTCGGACAACAATACCGGGCCGCAGGGTTTCATCCCGCTGGTCACCCTGTCGCCCGAATGGGAGCAGGCCTTCGCCGAATCCCTGGTGGGCACCGGCGAGGAAAAGCAGATTTCCATGGCGCCGTCGCAGTTGCAGGACTTCATCAGCCGCACCCGCCAGACCTTCGAGCGTTTCGCCATGCAGGGC encodes:
- a CDS encoding sigma-54 dependent transcriptional regulator, whose translation is MRLLIIGTLDGQIGAASQIAMARGAKVRQAEDVPAGLEVLRTQGADLVMIDVKRDIKGLIDSLEAERIIVPVVACGIASDASAAVRAIKAGAKEYIPLPPDAELIAAVIAAVTQENHNIIFKDPRMGQTLKLAEQVANSDASIMITGESGTGKELIARFIHNKSKRSDKRFVAVNCAAIPENLLESELFGHEKGAFTGAVARRIGKFEEAQGGTLLLDEISEMDVRLQSKLLRAIQEKEIDRVGGNQPVKVDVRILATSNRNMEDEVRKGTFREDLYYRLNVVTLALPALRERPLDIAVLADHFVKRYTEANGLPTRQLSAEVRQMLSRHHWRGNVRELENTMHRAVLLASGAEIGPEAMILSGSPVGTNPDPMVAQAANAAASVMGGRGANLVGKTVAEVERDLIIDTLSHCLGNRTHAANILGISIRTLRNKLKQYNDEGIDVPPPAGGEIERAMI
- the flhA gene encoding flagellar biosynthesis protein FlhA codes for the protein MAEGQAQSSSVGREILDRFAASARRGDVGLAFGIIVIVMMLILPLPPWLLDIGLALSLTIAVLILMVAIFIEKPLQFSSFPTVLLLTTLIRLALNLASTRLILSHGHEGVEGAGQVIAAFASFIMSGSFVIGIIVFAILVIVNFVVITKGSTRIAEVAARFTLDAMPGKQMAIDADLSAGLCDEPTARKRRAELEGESAFFGAMDGASKFVRGDAVAGLMITAINVIGGMIIGMAQQGLTFSQAAEFYTKLTVGDGLVTQVPALIVSVSAGMLVTKAGVQEAVDRALFKQLAGYPRAVGMAGALMALMSVVPNMPFIPFFLLGLGMGASAFLLDRDQRAKAEQQEQAETAEAMQQAPVPEEPISTALKIDHVRLELGYGLLQLINTPKGQRLTDQIKSLRRAIATEMGFVMPSVRIQDNMQLPANTYVIHVKEVEAGRGDLRPAALLIMDPRGEDITLPGEKTREPTFGLPAMWIDPTNREEALFRGYTVVDPPTVITTHLTEVIKDNMSELLSHAETQKLLDELDKEHQKLIAELIPSQMTIGGLQRVLQNLLGERISIRDLPTILEGIAEACGHTRNVTMITEHVRARLARQISDNNTGPQGFIPLVTLSPEWEQAFAESLVGTGEEKQISMAPSQLQDFISRTRQTFERFAMQGETPILLTSPMVRPYVRSIVERFRPMTVVMSQSEIHPKARIKTLGQI